GGTCTACGGGTTCTACGGCGAGAACGACGCTCGCGTGAATGCGACGATTCCAAAAGCCGAGGAACTAATGAAAGCCGCCAATAAAAAATACGAGCCGGTGATTTATAAAGGCGCCGGCCACGGCTTCATGCGCGAGGGCGAATCGCCGACCAGCACGCCGGAGAACAAGAAGGCCCGCGATGACGCGTGGACGCGCTGGAAGACGCTGCTGAGCGCGCTTTAATGGTAGGGACGGCGCGCGGCGCCGTCCGCTGAATGTCCCCCCAGCCCCCCAACGCAGATTCGCGGACGCCGCCGCGCGGCGTCCCTACCAGGCCTGTTCGCAAAACGCTTCCGCATGAGGTGCCGCTTTGGCTGCATCCGAGCGAAGAAAATTATTTCATTACGATTTGCTGCCGCGAACGCGGAAGAAATCGCCTGGCGAAACCGGGAGTCGCGCCGGCATTAATCGAAACCATTAAGCACCGGAATGAGCGGCAACTCTGGTATGCGCACCTGGTCGTGATCATGCCAGACCACGTGCATTTGCTGGTGTCCTTCGGCCAAATTCAGATGCGGATTCAATGCGTTGTCAGCAAGTGGAAGGAGTGGACCGCCAAATCGCTGGGCATCCGCTGGCAGCGCGACTTTTTCGAACATCGCTTGCGAAAGGAAGAGAGTTTCCGCGAAAAGGCGGACTACATCCTGGCGAATCCGGTCCGAGCCAGGTTAGTCGAGCGTTGGGAAGATTGGCCCTACATCTTCATTGCTGAGCCATGGTAGGGACGGCGCGCGGCGCCGTCCGCCGAACGTCCCTCCAGCGCGAAATGGCAATTCGCGGACGCCGCAGCGCGGCGTCCCTACCACGCAAGCGCCCGCCTCATTTTCCCAGCTCATCCGCGAGCGCGCCGGCGTCGTAAACTTTCCGGAGCGCTTCGGTGATCGCAGCGGAATCCACGCTCACGGCGCGGGCCTGCTTTTCGGTGTAGATGCAATCGAGAGCGAGCGACTGGATGTTGCCGTCGAAAATAATACCGACGAATTCGTTCGCCTTGTTGACGACCGGGCTGCCGCTGTTTCCGCCGATAATGTCCGCGGTGGAGACGAAGTTGAACGGCGTGCTCATGTCCAGCTTGCTCTTGCGATCGAGCCACCGCTTCGGCAGATCGAAAGGTGGCTCGTTATTATGCTGCGTCGCGCGCTCGTAAAGGCCGGCCGTAGTGGTCAGCGCGGGAATTTGTTTGCCGTTTTCCTCGTAACCCTTCAAAGGGCCGTAGGAAAGACGCAGGGTGAAAGTGGCGTCGGGATAGCTGCTGGTGCCTTGCAACGCAAACCGCGCCTTGGCGATCTCGGCATAGGCCTGCTGCTTCACCTCATCCTGGGACTCAAAGGTTTTGCGAACTTCGCGAGCCGGCCCGTCGATCAGGCGCGCCAGCTCGATCATCGGATCCTTTGCGGCTGAAACCGCGGACGCGCCGCCGTTGTAGAGTTGCTTCCGCACCGCGACATCCTTGAGCTTTGTGCCGCTGACCAGTTCCGTGGCGCGATTGACCGGCGACTTGCCGGCCAAAACCTTCTGCACCAGCGGATCGTTGGCGCCGAACCGCGTCATCACGTCGGTGAGCGAATCGGTGAGCTTCAGGATTTCGTAGTCATCGTAGATCGGAGAGGAAGAAAAGAGCTCCAGCTCGAGCGATTCCTTGTAGCTGTCACGGAATTCCGGGAAGCGTTCGCCATTCGGTTTTGGCATCTCGTCGCCGTGGCGCAAAACCCGGCGCGCATATTGAAAGAGCGTGCTGTTGAACGCGCGCGGGGCCCGGTAACCGGCAGAGGGCCGCCCGCGGGATTGCTCGAAGTAGTAATAAACCGGAAGCACCTTGGCGGTCGCTTCCTGGGCCTGCTTGATCCGATCGTACGCCGCCAGGGTTCCTTTCCATTCTGCGCTGCCGTTCATCCCGTCGCGCAGCTTCTTTTCCCGGTCCTCGATGGAGCGCCAGATTTCCGGATCGAGCAAGGCCGCGGCATATCCCTCGTAGCGCTTGCGGTTGTTCTCGATACCCCGGACATCCTCCTGCGCCCGGCGCTTGTTCTCGAAGGAGCGTCCTCCCCAGGCATGGAGAAGGGATTCGCGGCGATAAAAGGCGCTGAGCAGGTAGGGCACTTCCACGTCGCGCAATTCCGCGAGGTCGCTGATCGAGAGCTGGCGATCGGTCCGCCCGGGATGACCGCTCACGAAGGTGAGCTCGCCGTCCGCGGGACCTTTCGGATTCCACTTCAGGTAATGTTCGATCTTGGCCGGCTTGTCGTTCTCGTAAGCGCGGAAGATGCAGACATCCAAATCGAAACGCGGATACTCGAAGTTGTCCGGATCGCCGCCGTAAAACGCGATCTGCTCTTCCGGCGCGAAGACGAGGCGGACGTCGTCATAACGCTTGTAACGATAGAGGTGGAACTGGCCGCCCTGGTAAAGCGTCACCACATCCGAGCGCAATCCGGTTTTCTCGCGCGATTCTTTTTCGATTTGGGCAATCACGTTGCCGCGGGCTTTGTTCGCGTCTTCCGGGGACATGTTTGGCTGAACGGCGCTCTTCACGCGATCGGTGACGTCCTCGATCGACATCAGGACGTTCAGCTCCAGGTCCGTGGCTTTCACTTCGTCCTTTTGCGTCTTCGCGTAGAACCCGTCCCGGACGTAGTTGTTCTTCTCGCTGCTGATCTTCTGAAGGGTATCGAGGCCGACGTGGTGGTTCGTGATCGCGAGACCGGTGGACGAGACAAACGAACCGCTGCCGCCGGAGTTGAAACGGACACTCGATTTCTGGAGATGCTCGAGCCAATGCGGCGTCGGGTCGAACTGATAGTTATCTTTCAGTTGTTTGGTCGGCGGATTGGTGAAAAGCCACATTCCCTCATCAGCTTTGGAGAGGGAGAAAGCGCTGGAGACGATCGCGAGGGCCAGGAAAGAGCGGCGAAGAATCGGATTAGCCATAGAGCGTGCAGCTTAGGACGGAGAGGTTTAATCGCCAGCGAATTTCTCGATGGTTGCCGTTCTCGCTGTAGCCGCCTCGCTCTGTCGAGGCGTGTTCGAAATCAGGCACGGCGACCGAGCGCCGTGGCTACAGCGTAAGCTCCGCGGCTGCCCACTCATTTTTGCATTCCGCCAGAACCCGCCAACTGTATGCTCCCGCCGTGGCAAAACGACAGAAGCGAAAGGCTCAGAACCGTTCCGACACCGGAAAGCAAATGTCCGTTTCGTCCTCCCAAGCGCGGGAAGGTGGAAAATGGTTCGAGAAGGAGAGCTGGCTCCTGGGAATTGTCCTTCTTCTCACGGCGCTGGCTTTTGCCAATTCGCTTACCGGTGAGTTTCTCTACGATGACTGGTATCAAATCGAGCGGAATCCCCAGATCAAATCCTGGACGTTTCTGCCCTCGGTCTTTTCCCATCACGTCTGGGCATTTTCCGCCACCGAGAACATGCCGGTCAGCGGCCTCTATTATCGGCCGATCTTTAACCTGGCGCTTCTGATTATCTATCAACTGGCCGGCTCAAGTGTAATCGGCTGGCATCTTGTCTCCTTGTTGCTCCATCTTGGCGCGACTGCCCTGGTCTATCGGTTGGGTCGGCTTTGGAATTTTGAAAAGGTCGCCGCCGCCCTGGCGGCCCTGATTTTTGGCCTCCACCCGGTCCATGTCGAAGTGGTCGCCTGGGCTTCGGCGTTGCCTGACCTGATGCTGGGGCTGTTCGGACTTGGTTGTCTCGTTCTCTATGAAAAGTTCCGTCGCGCCGAGCGGCACCGTGGTCTTTGGTTTTTAGGCAGCCTTCTTTGCGCGCTCCTCGCCATGGGAGCAAAGGAGACCGGCTTGATTCTGCCGCTTTTCGTGATCGTGCGCGAAGTGCTGGATTCGGGCGCGGAAAAGGAAACTTTGGGGCGAATCAAGACGCTCGGTCTCCGGACAGGACCATTCGTGCTCGTGGCCATCGGGGCCCTGTCGGCGCGGTATTCCGTCCTGGGATTCTTCGCCCGGAACAACGCCCACTCCATCTGGCACCTGATTCTCACCGTTCCCTTTGTCTTGCTTCACTACCTCCGGACACTGGTCGCGCCCTATCCGCTGGCGTTCATTTACGATTATGAATTTATTTTGTCGGCCACGGACCCGCGTTTCTGGGCCAGCGCCCTTTTTCTCCTGGCGCTGGCGATCTTCGTCATTCGCTTTTGGATTTCCCATCCTCAAGCCCTGAAGGCTTTGGCCTTGTTCGTGGTTTTTCTTTTACCCGCCCTGAATTTACGGGCGCTGACGCCGATCGAATCGATTGTCCACGATCGCTATCTCTATCTTCCTTCAGCCGGCTTTCTTATCTTCGCTGCTTTCCTGCTCCATCGATTGGCGAACCGTTTGAGCGAGCGCCCGGCAACCTTCCTGGTGAATGCCGGAGTGGTTTTCGCGCTAATCCTCACGCCGATAACATGGCTCCAAAACTCCACCTGGCAGAGCGACACGGTCTTGACCGAGCACGCTTTGCGCTTTTCTCCAAGATGGCCGTTCCTCCACCTCCATCTGGCGGAGGTCTATGAAGAAAAAGGCCGCGTCGCGGAGGCCGAAGACGAATTGAAGAAGGCGCTGGCCCTTGGGCCCAGATGGACGGCCGCGTACGAGACGCTCGGGAATTTTTATTCCAAACGAGGCCGGGCCTCGGAAGCGGAGCGCCTTTTCCTGGAGGCGACCCGCCGGGGCACCGATGTTCTGTCGACCCGGGTAAATCTCGCGGTGAATCAAATCCGCCTGGGCAAACTGGCGGAAGCCAAAACGAAACTCGAACAGGTGGTGGCCGAGCACCCGGATAATGCGGCCGCCAATTTCAACCTCGGATTGGTTCATGAAAAACAGGAGCACCTCGATTTGGCGGAACAACATTATCGGAAAGCGATCGCGAAAGATCCGACCTACGTGGATCCGCGCGTGAATCTGGCCGCCGTGCTCGTGCGTCAGATGCGGTTCGACGATGCCTATAAACAGATCGACGCCGTCCGCTCGCTTGCGCCCCAGAACACCGAGATCGTGTTCTCGCTCGCCGGCGCCTACCTCCAGTCGCAGAAGTGTGACCTTGCCGTGGAGACATTGAACCAACTCACCCAGGCGAACCCGAATCAGCCGCGCGCGTTTGTCATGCTGGGATTAGCCTACGAATGCCTTGGGCAGCCGGAGAACGCCCGGTCAAGTTTTCAGCGCGCTGTCGATGTTGCTCCGCAGGACCCGATCATCGCCGTGGCGCGACGGCATCTCGAGCAACTCGCCGCCCCGAAATAGCGATGCCGGCTATTTTTGACCCGACCCTCGCCGTTCCGTCACCCCGTTCCGGGGTTTGGATATTTGACGGCTTGTTTCCCGGAGTTTCGCTGCGCTCCACTCCGGGCTCTAATCCCTCGCCCCGCCGGGGCTCGAACTGACCAGGACCGAAAAACTCTACAGACCGGCCGGATGCCGCACTTCGAAGCCTGACGGCTTGCGCGGGGTCGGCTGCCAGCGAGGCGCCCATTGGCGCGTAGGATTGTGAGGCGAAGTCGTGTCCAGGCGAAGGCCTGCGATCACGGCAAAGGTGTGGCCGCTTCGAGCGTAAACCGTGATCCATTTCCCGGGACCCCGGCTTCCAAAAGCGCGAAGCTCGTTTGAACTCATCGGGAGCGAGACGAGGCCCGCGCCGGCGAGAGCATAGGAAACCGTGCCCGAACAATCGTAGGCGTTATCGTGAAAAGTCTTGTGGCCGCCGCCATACTTATACGGCTTGGTCCGTAATTGGTTTGCCGCCCAGATGGCGCGCTTCACCGAGACCGGGGCGTTGGCCGGGGCGAGAGCTAATCCGTCGCGGAGCCGGGCTTCGTTGCCGGGTGTAGTCGGCCCCGTGGAAGGAAACGCCGCCGCCAGGGCAGCCTGAGCGGTCAGGGCCAGAATTGCGCTGCAAACAATGATTTTCGAATGGGCGAGGGACATGGGCTGGTCGTAGAAGGCCCTTCGTATGCCAGCAGTTACAAAAAAATCAAGCCGGGAATTTGCGTCCCTGCGGGGGAAAGCGTGAATGGTGATAAGTGACTGGTGATTGGTTTAGCTGCTTACCATTCACTTATCACCAATCACCGTTCACTCTTTCGACTGAAGCGCGCTCACCTTCTCCTCCGCGCGGCTGACTTCGGATTTCCGTCCGCTCCCCATGGCCAGCAATTTCTTCTGCCGCTGAAGGTTTAGCCGGGCGGCATCGAGCTCCGCCCGCTCGCGTCGGGCCACGGCCGCTTCCGCTTCCTGCTCGGCCAGCGCCAGGACGGCAACCGCCGCAGCGGTCTCACTCTCAGGAATTTCTCCCGACGCTACCCGCGCCTGCTCCGCCGCTACATCCTCCTTCGCCACTTCCAATTTCGCCTGGGCCAGGTCCGCTTCCAGCCGCACGACTTTGAGGACGCGATTCTCCGCTTCCACTTTCGCGATGACGCCGGCTTTAAAAAGACGTTCGCCGGAAGCGGCGCTCTTTTTCGCCTTCTCCAAAGCGATCCCGATCCGCTCCGGATCGAGCACCGTCTGTCCGGCGACGGCCGTATCGGGGGTCGTGTGGACGACGTTCCGGTTCGGAGTTTCCTGGATGAGGAGGGGCGGTTCGATCTCGAGCGGTTCGCTGGGATTCTTCGGCAACTCCTCCTGGGCCGGCAACGTTGCCGCAAGCAGCAGCGAACTCATCCAGAGGAAACGCCTCATCCCGGAAAGATACCACGAAAGGCCAATCGCTGGCTACAATCTCGTTTCAGCGAATGCCTTAGCTACGTCGCCTCGCAAAATACGAGCGCGCGAAATGCCGGGCAGTCGCGAATCATTCAGCGATGTCTTTTGATGATCGAAACGAAACCGGGGAGGAAACCAA
The Chthoniobacterales bacterium DNA segment above includes these coding regions:
- a CDS encoding transposase, coding for MPLWLHPSEENYFITICCRERGRNRLAKPGVAPALIETIKHRNERQLWYAHLVVIMPDHVHLLVSFGQIQMRIQCVVSKWKEWTAKSLGIRWQRDFFEHRLRKEESFREKADYILANPVRARLVERWEDWPYIFIAEPW
- a CDS encoding S46 family peptidase, whose product is MANPILRRSFLALAIVSSAFSLSKADEGMWLFTNPPTKQLKDNYQFDPTPHWLEHLQKSSVRFNSGGSGSFVSSTGLAITNHHVGLDTLQKISSEKNNYVRDGFYAKTQKDEVKATDLELNVLMSIEDVTDRVKSAVQPNMSPEDANKARGNVIAQIEKESREKTGLRSDVVTLYQGGQFHLYRYKRYDDVRLVFAPEEQIAFYGGDPDNFEYPRFDLDVCIFRAYENDKPAKIEHYLKWNPKGPADGELTFVSGHPGRTDRQLSISDLAELRDVEVPYLLSAFYRRESLLHAWGGRSFENKRRAQEDVRGIENNRKRYEGYAAALLDPEIWRSIEDREKKLRDGMNGSAEWKGTLAAYDRIKQAQEATAKVLPVYYYFEQSRGRPSAGYRAPRAFNSTLFQYARRVLRHGDEMPKPNGERFPEFRDSYKESLELELFSSSPIYDDYEILKLTDSLTDVMTRFGANDPLVQKVLAGKSPVNRATELVSGTKLKDVAVRKQLYNGGASAVSAAKDPMIELARLIDGPAREVRKTFESQDEVKQQAYAEIAKARFALQGTSSYPDATFTLRLSYGPLKGYEENGKQIPALTTTAGLYERATQHNNEPPFDLPKRWLDRKSKLDMSTPFNFVSTADIIGGNSGSPVVNKANEFVGIIFDGNIQSLALDCIYTEKQARAVSVDSAAITEALRKVYDAGALADELGK
- a CDS encoding tetratricopeptide repeat protein translates to MSVSSSQAREGGKWFEKESWLLGIVLLLTALAFANSLTGEFLYDDWYQIERNPQIKSWTFLPSVFSHHVWAFSATENMPVSGLYYRPIFNLALLIIYQLAGSSVIGWHLVSLLLHLGATALVYRLGRLWNFEKVAAALAALIFGLHPVHVEVVAWASALPDLMLGLFGLGCLVLYEKFRRAERHRGLWFLGSLLCALLAMGAKETGLILPLFVIVREVLDSGAEKETLGRIKTLGLRTGPFVLVAIGALSARYSVLGFFARNNAHSIWHLILTVPFVLLHYLRTLVAPYPLAFIYDYEFILSATDPRFWASALFLLALAIFVIRFWISHPQALKALALFVVFLLPALNLRALTPIESIVHDRYLYLPSAGFLIFAAFLLHRLANRLSERPATFLVNAGVVFALILTPITWLQNSTWQSDTVLTEHALRFSPRWPFLHLHLAEVYEEKGRVAEAEDELKKALALGPRWTAAYETLGNFYSKRGRASEAERLFLEATRRGTDVLSTRVNLAVNQIRLGKLAEAKTKLEQVVAEHPDNAAANFNLGLVHEKQEHLDLAEQHYRKAIAKDPTYVDPRVNLAAVLVRQMRFDDAYKQIDAVRSLAPQNTEIVFSLAGAYLQSQKCDLAVETLNQLTQANPNQPRAFVMLGLAYECLGQPENARSSFQRAVDVAPQDPIIAVARRHLEQLAAPK